The Streptomyces phaeolivaceus genome has a window encoding:
- a CDS encoding ABC transporter permease: MAGVGPEDPFDAYGVGDRVRDGLRAYRMIAAMWIRSTMAYRASFAMTTFGNFAATSFDFVAILLMFSQVDELGGFSLPEIALLYGTSAVAFGLADLMIGSMDRLGRRVRDGTLDTLLVRPVPVLAQVAADKFALRRLGRVTQGLFVLGYALTTLDIAWTPVKALMIPLMVCGGGLIFAAVFVGGAAFQFVAQDASEVQNAFTYGGATLLQYPPALFAKDLLRGVTFVLPLAFVNWVPGLYVLGRPYPLDLPSWTAFAPPLVGVACCALAGLVWRAGLRSYRSTGS, from the coding sequence ATGGCGGGAGTCGGGCCCGAGGACCCGTTCGACGCCTACGGTGTGGGCGACCGCGTACGGGACGGGCTGCGCGCCTATCGCATGATCGCCGCCATGTGGATCCGCTCCACGATGGCCTACCGCGCCTCCTTCGCCATGACGACCTTCGGCAACTTCGCGGCGACCTCGTTCGACTTCGTGGCGATCCTGCTGATGTTCTCCCAGGTGGATGAGTTGGGAGGCTTCTCCCTCCCCGAGATCGCCCTGCTGTACGGCACCTCCGCCGTCGCCTTCGGGCTCGCGGATCTGATGATCGGCTCCATGGACCGGCTCGGCCGCCGGGTCCGCGACGGCACGCTCGACACCCTCCTCGTACGACCCGTGCCCGTGCTCGCCCAGGTCGCGGCGGACAAGTTCGCGCTGCGCCGCCTCGGCCGGGTCACCCAGGGACTGTTCGTCCTCGGGTACGCGCTCACCACGCTCGACATCGCCTGGACGCCGGTCAAGGCGCTGATGATCCCGCTGATGGTGTGCGGCGGCGGGCTGATCTTCGCGGCGGTGTTCGTCGGCGGCGCGGCCTTCCAGTTCGTCGCGCAGGACGCCTCCGAGGTGCAGAACGCCTTCACCTACGGCGGCGCGACCCTGCTGCAGTACCCGCCGGCCCTCTTCGCCAAGGATCTGCTGCGCGGTGTGACCTTCGTCCTGCCGCTCGCCTTCGTCAACTGGGTGCCCGGACTGTACGTCCTGGGCCGCCCCTACCCCCTCGACCTGCCGTCCTGGACGGCCTTCGCACCCCCGCTGGTCGGCGTGGCCTGCTGCGCGCTGGCGGGGCTCGTGTGGCGGGCGGGGCTGCGTTCGTACCGGAGTACAGGGAGCTGA
- a CDS encoding ABC transporter ATP-binding protein — protein MFIELDRVEKVFDVRKKTGFLRRERREVRAVDSISFTVARGEMVGYIGPNGAGKSTTIKMLTGILTPSGGRLRVAGIDPSRERTRLARRIGVVFGQRTTLWWDLPLIDSYRLMHRMYRIPDARYRENLDRCVELLELGELLDVPVRQLSLGQRMRGDIAAALLHDPEVLYLDEPTIGLDVISKAKVREFLRELNTGRGTTVLLTTHDLQDIEQLCRRVMVIDHGRLMYDGPLTGLHEVGESERTLVVDLERELPPIEAGPARVVRVEGPRQWLAFPASESAAPLVARIASEYPLVDLSVREPDIEAVIAQMYAQQAERVAERRGAEEAGERVGEPGPAVS, from the coding sequence ATGTTCATCGAACTCGACCGCGTCGAGAAGGTCTTCGACGTCCGGAAGAAGACCGGGTTCCTGCGGCGGGAGCGGCGTGAGGTGCGGGCGGTCGACTCGATCTCCTTCACGGTCGCGAGAGGGGAGATGGTCGGCTACATCGGGCCGAACGGCGCGGGAAAGTCCACCACCATCAAGATGCTGACCGGCATCCTCACACCGAGCGGGGGCCGGCTGCGGGTCGCCGGCATCGACCCGTCCCGGGAACGGACGCGGCTGGCCCGCCGTATCGGAGTCGTCTTCGGACAGCGCACGACCCTCTGGTGGGACCTCCCGCTCATCGACTCCTACCGGCTGATGCACCGCATGTACCGCATCCCCGACGCCCGTTACCGCGAGAACCTCGACCGCTGTGTCGAACTCCTCGAACTGGGCGAGCTGTTGGACGTGCCCGTACGGCAGCTCTCGCTCGGGCAGCGGATGCGCGGGGACATCGCGGCGGCGCTGCTGCACGACCCCGAGGTGCTGTACCTGGACGAGCCGACGATCGGACTGGACGTCATCAGCAAGGCGAAGGTCCGCGAGTTCCTCAGGGAACTGAACACCGGGCGGGGCACGACCGTGCTGCTCACCACGCACGACCTCCAGGACATCGAGCAGCTGTGCCGCCGGGTGATGGTCATCGACCACGGGCGGCTGATGTACGACGGGCCGCTGACCGGGCTGCACGAGGTGGGCGAGAGCGAGCGGACCCTCGTCGTCGACCTGGAGCGCGAGTTGCCGCCGATCGAGGCCGGGCCCGCCCGCGTCGTACGGGTGGAGGGGCCCCGGCAGTGGCTCGCCTTCCCGGCGTCGGAGTCGGCGGCCCCGCTGGTGGCGCGGATCGCGTCCGAGTATCCGCTCGTGGACCTCTCCGTGCGGGAGCCGGACATCGAGGCCGTGATCGCCCAGATGTACGCGCAGCAGGCGGAGCGGGTGGCGGAGCGGCGGGGGGCGGAGGAGGCCGGCGAACGGGTGGGGGAGCCGGGGCCGGCTGTGTCGTAG
- a CDS encoding SGNH/GDSL hydrolase family protein produces the protein MTRQNGYALLAAIAALIVAISAAIYVGVGTDDGTHRQETFTRAPRNSAAPASTGVWVGAWAASPSGSEPGTETAGLAGRSVRNVVHTTASGTSARVTLSNLYGQQPLTITHASLAVAASSATPAAAADTMRRLTFAGNPTVVVAAGQQVVSDAVRVPIPHDSDVLITTYSPTPSGPATYHAHARQISYTAEGDRVADVTGVPYTTQTMHWRYVTALDVLSNESDGTVVVLGDSLTDGVTSTAGENRRWTDVLSGRIRAAAGSSDTPRYSVVNEGISGNRVLTDGNGRPAENPSGLSRFQRDVLGRTGVRAVVIDLGVNDILKNPGRADPEAITEGLRRLVDRAHARGLRVVGATLMPFRGHRGYSDQRESVRQAVNATIRSGDVFDTYVDFDKALRDPYDPRSLRPDYDSGDHLHPSDKGYERMAEVFDLQKLKGSAPAEL, from the coding sequence ATGACCAGGCAGAACGGTTATGCACTGCTGGCGGCCATCGCCGCGCTGATCGTGGCCATCTCGGCCGCGATATACGTCGGTGTCGGCACCGACGACGGCACCCACCGCCAGGAGACATTCACCCGCGCGCCCCGCAACAGCGCCGCACCCGCCTCGACCGGCGTCTGGGTCGGCGCCTGGGCCGCCTCGCCGAGCGGGTCTGAGCCGGGCACCGAGACGGCGGGCCTCGCGGGCCGTTCGGTACGCAACGTGGTGCACACGACCGCCTCCGGTACGAGTGCCCGCGTCACGCTGTCCAATCTCTACGGCCAGCAGCCGCTGACCATCACCCACGCCTCGCTCGCCGTCGCCGCCTCGTCGGCCACCCCGGCCGCGGCGGCCGACACCATGCGCCGCCTCACCTTCGCCGGCAATCCGACGGTCGTCGTCGCCGCCGGTCAGCAGGTGGTGAGCGACGCCGTACGGGTGCCGATCCCGCACGACAGCGACGTACTGATCACCACCTACTCCCCGACGCCCTCCGGCCCGGCGACCTATCACGCGCACGCCCGGCAGATCTCGTACACCGCCGAGGGCGACCGGGTCGCGGACGTCACCGGGGTGCCCTACACCACGCAGACGATGCACTGGCGGTACGTCACCGCGCTGGACGTGCTGAGCAACGAGTCCGACGGCACGGTCGTGGTCCTCGGCGACTCACTCACCGACGGCGTCACCTCCACGGCCGGCGAGAACCGGCGCTGGACGGACGTCCTCTCCGGCCGTATCCGCGCCGCCGCCGGCTCCTCCGACACACCCCGCTACAGCGTCGTCAACGAGGGCATCAGCGGCAACCGCGTCCTCACCGACGGCAACGGCCGCCCCGCCGAGAACCCGAGCGGACTCTCCCGCTTCCAGCGGGACGTCCTCGGGCGGACGGGCGTCAGGGCCGTGGTGATCGACCTCGGCGTCAACGACATCCTGAAGAACCCCGGCCGGGCCGACCCCGAGGCCATCACCGAGGGCCTGCGCCGTCTCGTCGACCGGGCCCACGCCCGGGGCCTGCGGGTGGTCGGCGCCACCCTGATGCCCTTCCGCGGCCACCGCGGCTACTCCGACCAGCGCGAGTCCGTCCGCCAGGCCGTCAACGCCACCATCCGCTCGGGCGACGTCTTCGACACCTACGTCGACTTCGACAAGGCCCTCCGCGACCCCTACGACCCCCGCAGCCTCCGCCCCGACTACGACTCCGGCGACCACCTCCACCCCAGCGACAAGGGCTACGAACGCATGGCCGAGGTCTTCGACCTACAGAAACTCAAGGGTTCGGCACCGGCGGAGCTGTAG
- a CDS encoding DUF1707 SHOCT-like domain-containing protein codes for MTDDMPDLPAAADLRASDADRERVSEQLRDALAEGRLDMEEFEERLDATYKARTYGELAPITRDLPGAGTVAPPAVVPSSLPSSPSVSLVKGPGEGASWPERIVGGEGTSTWGVAIMSGFERKGRWTVPARFDCFAFWGGGELDLRDAVFAEREVTINCVAIMGGINVIVPPGVEVVVRGIGIMGGFDHGEEGVPGDPGAPRVILTGFAFWGGVGVERKVPKAERQRLKEARRLERVERREARRELHASHLDRVHEKRRERDLERERRRGRER; via the coding sequence ATGACGGACGACATGCCGGATCTTCCGGCCGCCGCGGATCTTCGTGCCTCCGACGCCGATCGTGAACGGGTCTCCGAGCAGTTGCGGGACGCCCTCGCGGAGGGGCGGCTCGACATGGAGGAGTTCGAGGAGCGGCTGGACGCGACGTACAAGGCGCGGACGTACGGCGAGTTGGCGCCGATCACCCGGGATCTGCCCGGGGCGGGGACCGTGGCGCCGCCGGCCGTCGTGCCGTCGTCGTTGCCGTCGTCGCCGTCCGTGTCGCTGGTCAAGGGGCCCGGGGAGGGCGCGAGTTGGCCGGAGCGGATCGTCGGGGGCGAGGGGACGTCCACGTGGGGCGTGGCGATCATGTCCGGGTTCGAGCGCAAGGGGCGGTGGACCGTGCCCGCGCGGTTCGACTGCTTCGCGTTCTGGGGCGGCGGGGAACTGGATCTGCGGGACGCGGTGTTCGCGGAGCGTGAGGTCACGATCAACTGCGTGGCGATCATGGGCGGGATCAATGTGATCGTGCCGCCCGGGGTCGAGGTCGTCGTCCGGGGCATCGGGATCATGGGCGGGTTCGACCACGGCGAGGAGGGGGTGCCGGGGGATCCCGGGGCGCCTCGGGTGATCCTCACCGGGTTCGCGTTCTGGGGCGGGGTCGGGGTCGAGCGGAAGGTGCCGAAGGCCGAGCGGCAGCGGTTGAAGGAGGCGCGGAGGTTGGAGCGGGTGGAACGGCGTGAGGCCCGGCGGGAGTTGCACGCGTCCCATCTCGACCGGGTGCACGAGAAGCGGCGGGAGAGGGATCTGGAACGGGAGCGGCGTAGGGGGCGGGAACGGTAG
- a CDS encoding ABC transporter permease produces the protein MGTGRLYAAVAAGGFRRYATYRVATAAGVFTNTVFGFILAYTYLALWHEKPHLGGYDQAQALTYVWVGQAMFAVMVLGSVGFEEELIERIRTGDIAVDLYRPVDLQLWWLAADMGRALFQLLGRGVVPMVCGALFFDLALPGGPLPWLACLVAVALGALVSFAIRYIVALWAFWLLDGAGAMQITWLTGVFFSGMLLPLNVFPGALGDLARLLPWSALLQAPADVLLGEADPWATYAFQLTWAVVLLTVGRLIQSAATRKVVVQGG, from the coding sequence GTGGGCACAGGGCGGTTGTACGCCGCCGTCGCCGCCGGTGGTTTCAGGCGGTACGCGACATATCGGGTGGCCACCGCGGCGGGGGTGTTCACCAACACGGTCTTCGGCTTCATCCTCGCATACACCTACCTGGCCCTCTGGCACGAGAAGCCCCACCTCGGCGGCTACGACCAGGCCCAGGCACTCACCTATGTCTGGGTCGGCCAGGCCATGTTCGCGGTGATGGTACTGGGCAGCGTGGGATTCGAGGAGGAGTTGATCGAACGGATCCGGACCGGGGACATCGCGGTCGACCTGTACCGGCCCGTCGACCTCCAGCTGTGGTGGCTCGCCGCCGACATGGGCCGCGCCCTGTTCCAGCTGCTCGGACGCGGTGTCGTCCCCATGGTGTGCGGCGCCCTCTTCTTCGACCTGGCCCTGCCCGGCGGCCCGCTGCCCTGGCTCGCCTGTCTCGTCGCGGTCGCCCTCGGCGCCCTCGTCAGCTTCGCGATCCGGTACATCGTCGCCCTGTGGGCCTTCTGGCTCCTCGACGGCGCCGGAGCGATGCAGATCACCTGGCTCACCGGAGTCTTCTTCTCCGGGATGCTCCTGCCGCTCAACGTCTTCCCCGGCGCCCTCGGCGACCTCGCCCGCCTCCTGCCCTGGTCCGCCCTGCTCCAGGCCCCGGCGGACGTCCTGTTGGGCGAGGCCGACCCCTGGGCGACGTACGCCTTCCAGCTCACCTGGGCGGTGGTCCTGCTCACGGTCGGGCGGCTGATCCAGTCGGCGGCGACCCGGAAGGTGGTGGTCCAGGGTGGCTGA
- a CDS encoding DUF445 domain-containing protein — translation MDRTKAEAAEAADETGEAGEAGGAARAAEPRVSHRTMTTFSAADEEKQRGVRQMKLIAAGLLLFVALVYVLAKWAAHEGAGAWAGYVAAAAEAGMVGALADWFAVTALFRHPLGLPIPHTAIIPTKKDQLGVSLGEFVGENFLSQDVVRQRLRAVGIGSRLGAWLAEPQNADRVTAELATALRGALTVLRDSDVQAVVGEAITRRAGAQEIAPGIGKMLEKIVVDGGHRRAVDLICARAQNWLILHDEQVMDAVEGGAPGWTPRFVDRRIGERVYKELLRFVTEMRDSPTHPARGALDRFLTDFATDLQSDTDTRARVERLKGEVLGRGEVQDLIASAWTAVRSMIVSAAEDERSELRLRVRTSLLSLGTRLATEPSAQAKVDKWLEGAAVHVVTTYRAEITSLITETVASWDAEHTTKKIEANIGRDLQFIRINGTVVGSLAGLLIYTVSRALGA, via the coding sequence ATGGACCGTACGAAAGCGGAAGCGGCGGAAGCTGCGGACGAGACGGGCGAGGCGGGCGAGGCGGGCGGAGCGGCGCGGGCCGCCGAGCCGCGTGTCTCGCACCGCACCATGACCACCTTCAGCGCCGCCGACGAGGAGAAGCAGCGCGGCGTCCGGCAGATGAAGCTCATCGCGGCCGGGCTACTGCTCTTCGTCGCACTGGTGTACGTCCTGGCCAAGTGGGCCGCGCACGAGGGCGCGGGCGCCTGGGCCGGCTATGTCGCGGCGGCGGCCGAGGCGGGCATGGTGGGCGCGCTGGCGGACTGGTTCGCCGTGACCGCGCTGTTCCGCCATCCGCTCGGGCTGCCCATCCCGCACACCGCGATCATCCCCACGAAGAAGGACCAACTGGGCGTCTCGCTCGGTGAGTTCGTCGGCGAGAACTTCCTCTCCCAGGACGTCGTACGACAGCGGCTGCGGGCCGTCGGCATCGGCAGCCGGCTCGGCGCGTGGCTCGCCGAACCGCAGAACGCCGATCGGGTGACGGCCGAGCTGGCGACCGCGCTGCGGGGCGCGCTGACCGTGCTGCGCGACTCGGACGTGCAGGCCGTCGTCGGGGAGGCGATCACCCGGCGGGCGGGCGCCCAGGAGATCGCGCCCGGCATAGGGAAGATGCTGGAGAAGATCGTCGTCGACGGCGGCCACCGCCGGGCCGTCGATCTGATCTGCGCCCGCGCCCAGAACTGGCTGATACTCCACGACGAGCAGGTGATGGACGCCGTCGAGGGCGGCGCCCCCGGCTGGACCCCCCGGTTCGTCGACCGGCGCATCGGCGAGCGGGTCTACAAGGAGCTGCTCCGCTTCGTCACCGAGATGCGCGACTCGCCCACCCATCCGGCGCGCGGCGCCCTCGACCGCTTCCTCACCGACTTCGCCACCGACCTCCAGTCCGACACGGACACCCGGGCGCGGGTGGAGCGGCTGAAGGGCGAGGTGCTCGGCCGGGGCGAGGTCCAGGACCTGATCGCCTCCGCCTGGACGGCCGTACGGTCGATGATCGTGTCCGCCGCCGAGGACGAGCGCAGCGAGCTGCGGTTGCGGGTCCGGACCTCCCTGCTGTCGCTGGGCACCCGGCTGGCGACCGAGCCGAGTGCGCAGGCCAAGGTCGACAAGTGGCTGGAGGGCGCGGCCGTGCATGTCGTGACCACCTATCGCGCGGAGATCACCTCCCTCATCACCGAGACGGTCGCGAGCTGGGACGCCGAGCACACCACGAAGAAG